One window from the genome of Paramormyrops kingsleyae isolate MSU_618 chromosome 3, PKINGS_0.4, whole genome shotgun sequence encodes:
- the lrrc1 gene encoding leucine-rich repeat-containing protein 1 isoform X2, with the protein MFHCIPLWRCNRHVESVDKRHCSLLYVPDEIYRYSRSLEELLLDANQLRDLPKQFFQLVKLRKLGLSDNEIQRLPPEIANFMQLVDLDISRNDILEIPESISFCKALQVADFSGNPLTRLPDSFPELRNLTCLSLNDISLQALPDNIGNLSNLKSLELRENMLSLLPESLSQLHQLEELDLGNNELYNLPKIIGCLVNLKDLWLDGNQLAEIPMEMGSLRNLLCLDMSENKLEHLPEEIGSLVSLTDLLLSQNLIDVLPESIGRLKWLSILKVDQNRLLQLPESIGNCESLTELVLTENELTSLPRSIGKLKKLSNFNCDRNRLLSLPKEIGGCCSLNVLCLRENRLSRIPAEISQAVELHVFDVSGNRLVFLPMSLTSLKLKALWLSENQSQPLLTFQTDVDPESGERVLTCVLLPQQSSEPEGKGLCQKITFHLCQKENNRSFKHFGRILLQAVFSAALQEHRCFSERRAQTPPALDIDLVLNHETEYNIVPAGR; encoded by the exons ATGTTTCATTGTATCCCCCTGTGGCGGTGTAACCGTCACGTTGAGTCGGTCGATAAGCGGCACTGTTCTCTGCTTTACGTCCCGGATGAGATCTACCGCTACAGCCGCAGCTTGGAGGAGCTGCTTCTGGACGCGAACCAGCTGCGCGACCTGCCCAAG CAATTTTTCCAGCTCGTGAAACTTAGAAAACTGGGTCTGAGTGACAATGAGATCCAGAGACTACCTCCTGAGATCGCTAACTTCATGCAACTGGTGGACCTCGACATTTCCCGAAATG ATATCTTGGAAATTCCTGAGAGCATCTCATTCTGCAAAGCTCTCCAGGTGGCAGATTTCAGTGGGAACCCCCTGACCAG attGCCTGATAGTTTTCCAGAGTTACGAAACCTAACATGCCTATCCTTGAATGACATTTCCTTGCAAGCACTTCCTGATAACATTGGAAA CCTTTCTAACCTAAAATCCCTGGAACTTCGTGAGAACATGCTGTCACTTCTACCAGA GTCTCTATCTCAACTCCACCAACTGGAAGAGCTTGACCTTGGGAACAATGAGCTGTATAACCTA CCTAAGATAATAGGCTGTCTTGTCAACCTCAAGGATTTATGGTTGGATGGAAACCAGTTAGCTGAGATTCCCATG GAAATGGGAAGTCTGAGGAACCTGCTCTGTCTGGACATGTCGGAGAACAAGCTGGAGCACCTTCCAGAGGAGATCGGCAGCCTGGTCTCACTCACAGACCTGCTGCTGTCACAGAATCTCATAGACGTCCTGCCAGAGAGCATAG GCAGGCTCAAGTGGCTGTCCATTCTGAAAGTGGATCAGAACCGGTTGCTCCAGCTGCCTGAGAGCATCGGGAACTGTGAGAGCCTGACGGAGCTGGTGCTGACCGAGAACGAGCTGACT AGTTTACCAAGAAGCATAGGAAAATTAAAGAAACTCTCAAACTTCAACTGTGACAGAAATCGGCTGCTATCTTTACCAAAAGAG atCGGCGGCTGCTGCAGTCTGAACGTCCTGTGTCTGCGAGAGAACCGGCTCTCGCGTATCCCGGCTGAGATCTCCCAAGCCGTGGAGCTGCACGTGTTTGATGTCTCTGGGAACCG GCTGGTCTTCCTGCCCATGTCCCTAACGTCCCTGAAGTTGAAAGCCCTCTGGCTGTCTGAGAACCAGTCTCAGCCGCTTCTCACCTTCCAGACGGACGTGGACCCAGAGTCGGGCGAGAGGGTGCTCACCTGTGTGCTGCTCCCCCAGCAGAGCAGTGAGCCCGAGGGCAAAG GTTTATGCCAGAAGATCACATTCCATCTGTGTCAGAAAGAAAATAACAGGAGCTTCAAGCATTTTGGGCGAATCCTCCTGCAGGCTGTCTTCTCAGCAGCTCTTCAGGagcacaggtgcttttcagagAGACGGGCACAGACTCCTCCTGCCCTTGACATTGATTTGGTGCTGAACCATGAGACAGAATATAATATAGTTCCTGCTGGTAGATAA
- the lrrc1 gene encoding leucine-rich repeat-containing protein 1 isoform X1: protein MFHCIPLWRCNRHVESVDKRHCSLLYVPDEIYRYSRSLEELLLDANQLRDLPKQFFQLVKLRKLGLSDNEIQRLPPEIANFMQLVDLDISRNDILEIPESISFCKALQVADFSGNPLTRLPDSFPELRNLTCLSLNDISLQALPDNIGNLSNLKSLELRENMLSLLPESLSQLHQLEELDLGNNELYNLPKIIGCLVNLKDLWLDGNQLAEIPMEMGSLRNLLCLDMSENKLEHLPEEIGSLVSLTDLLLSQNLIDVLPESIGRLKWLSILKVDQNRLLQLPESIGNCESLTELVLTENELTSLPRSIGKLKKLSNFNCDRNRLLSLPKEIGGCCSLNVLCLRENRLSRIPAEISQAVELHVFDVSGNRLVFLPMSLTSLKLKALWLSENQSQPLLTFQTDVDPESGERVLTCVLLPQQSSEPEGKGSDKLARCGALESLVNDIVDDMWDEQAMHRISAIRFVEDEDEEEEQEGTFLRQATPHPGELKSMKKAAENLRNDMMAAKALDTNKNEVNNAVNRVTTSV, encoded by the exons ATGTTTCATTGTATCCCCCTGTGGCGGTGTAACCGTCACGTTGAGTCGGTCGATAAGCGGCACTGTTCTCTGCTTTACGTCCCGGATGAGATCTACCGCTACAGCCGCAGCTTGGAGGAGCTGCTTCTGGACGCGAACCAGCTGCGCGACCTGCCCAAG CAATTTTTCCAGCTCGTGAAACTTAGAAAACTGGGTCTGAGTGACAATGAGATCCAGAGACTACCTCCTGAGATCGCTAACTTCATGCAACTGGTGGACCTCGACATTTCCCGAAATG ATATCTTGGAAATTCCTGAGAGCATCTCATTCTGCAAAGCTCTCCAGGTGGCAGATTTCAGTGGGAACCCCCTGACCAG attGCCTGATAGTTTTCCAGAGTTACGAAACCTAACATGCCTATCCTTGAATGACATTTCCTTGCAAGCACTTCCTGATAACATTGGAAA CCTTTCTAACCTAAAATCCCTGGAACTTCGTGAGAACATGCTGTCACTTCTACCAGA GTCTCTATCTCAACTCCACCAACTGGAAGAGCTTGACCTTGGGAACAATGAGCTGTATAACCTA CCTAAGATAATAGGCTGTCTTGTCAACCTCAAGGATTTATGGTTGGATGGAAACCAGTTAGCTGAGATTCCCATG GAAATGGGAAGTCTGAGGAACCTGCTCTGTCTGGACATGTCGGAGAACAAGCTGGAGCACCTTCCAGAGGAGATCGGCAGCCTGGTCTCACTCACAGACCTGCTGCTGTCACAGAATCTCATAGACGTCCTGCCAGAGAGCATAG GCAGGCTCAAGTGGCTGTCCATTCTGAAAGTGGATCAGAACCGGTTGCTCCAGCTGCCTGAGAGCATCGGGAACTGTGAGAGCCTGACGGAGCTGGTGCTGACCGAGAACGAGCTGACT AGTTTACCAAGAAGCATAGGAAAATTAAAGAAACTCTCAAACTTCAACTGTGACAGAAATCGGCTGCTATCTTTACCAAAAGAG atCGGCGGCTGCTGCAGTCTGAACGTCCTGTGTCTGCGAGAGAACCGGCTCTCGCGTATCCCGGCTGAGATCTCCCAAGCCGTGGAGCTGCACGTGTTTGATGTCTCTGGGAACCG GCTGGTCTTCCTGCCCATGTCCCTAACGTCCCTGAAGTTGAAAGCCCTCTGGCTGTCTGAGAACCAGTCTCAGCCGCTTCTCACCTTCCAGACGGACGTGGACCCAGAGTCGGGCGAGAGGGTGCTCACCTGTGTGCTGCTCCCCCAGCAGAGCAGTGAGCCCGAGGGCAAAG GGTCCGATAAACTGGCCCGTTGCGGCGCCCTGGAGAGCCTAGTGAACGACATCGTGGATGACATGTGGGACGAGCAAGCCATGCATCGGATCAGCGCCATCCGCTTCgtggaggatgaggatgaggaggaggagcaggag GGGACCTTCTTGCGGCAGGCCACACCCCACCCCGGCGAGCTGAAGTCCATGAAGAAAGCAGCGGAGAACCTTCGCAATGACATGATGGCGGCCAAAGCCCTGGATACCAACAAGAACGAGGTCAATAATGCTGTGAACAGAGTGACCACATCTGTGTGA
- the eloal gene encoding elongin A, like isoform X5 has translation MCPFDKDQQRNSVSNCRKSNQSIKKEQLISRQESKDDSDANKSGSSNKLESSTKDLSPKVNRSPERFNDKPHAHKCRSEQDGKRTSSQGGKDKELKIPPKGKQLDKVKPESLDYSKRKNWGCGKNLCNEEAARPTGNRMKATKEQEKVPDNNRQSDERSDTPTLSFESCLNYSLKIPKRKKKPCNEKIVKKLKASHSKSTTSVKESNDLIKCQMEQSPQKVSTGSVMDLLNVPLPTSLPECEDLSGFSYFEKKSLLVEVEVSEVCEDAPVFTGQRLNRKMQVYSGSKIAYLPTMMTLYQQCIRVLQNNIDLLHEIGGVPFDILEPVLERCTPEQLLRIEGCNPVYMGVTDHLWERHCQREFRNEKLEEYESWREMYLRLSEERERKLKRLTKSIVSAHSGKPKGRQVKLAYIHSVAKPPRNVRIQQEIHGTAGPLPLPHATDKLSSIRPSFGDSSRSSSAGPGPGSSQSQDPRKIKRVAPMMAKSLKAFKKQLCRR, from the exons ATGTGCCCCTTTGATAAAGACCAGCAGAGAAATTCAGTCTCTAACTGCAGAAAGTCAAATCAAAGCATCAAGAAAGAGCAGTTGATCTCCAGACAGGAATCAAAGGATGATTCTGATGCTAACAAATCAGGTTCCTCAAACAAGCTTGAGTCCAGCACCAAAGATCTGTCTCCCAAAGTAAACCGATCCCCTGAACGGTTTAATGACAAACCTCACGCCCATAAGTGCAGGTCTGAACAAGATGGGAAGAGGACCTCTTCTCAGGGGGGGAAAGACAAAGAACTGAAAATCCCTCCCAAGGGCAAACAACTAGACAAAGTCAAACCAGAATCTTTGGATTATAGTAAAAGGAAGAATTGGGGATGTGGTAAGAATTTATGCAACGAAGAAGCTGCGAGGCCAACTGGCAACAGAATGAAGGCCACAAAGGAACAAGAGAAGGTTCCAGACAATAACAGGCAGAGTGATGAGAGGTCTGATACACCCACCCTGTCTTTCGAATCATGCCTGAACTACAGTTTGAAGATACCAAAGAGGAAGAAGAAGCCTTGCAATGAAAAGATTGTCAAAAAGCTCAAAGCAAGTCACAGCAAAAGCACAACCTCAGTGAAGGAGTCCAACGACTTGATCAAATGTCAGATGGAGCAGTCGCCTCAAAAG GTGTCAACTGGGTCAGTAATGGACTTGCTTAATGTGCCCTTGCCGACTTCTCTTCCGGAGTGTGAGGACTTGTCCGGTTTCTCGTACTTTGAGaagaaat CTCTTTTAGTGGAGGTTGAGGTTTCGGAGGTCTGCGAAGATGCTCCAGTGTTCACCGGTCAGAGGCTCAACAGAAAGATGCAGGTCTACTCAGGATCCAAGATTGCTTATCTCCCAACCATGATGACCCTGTACCAGCAATGCATCCGTGTTCTCCAAAACAACATTGACC TGCTCCATGAGATCGGAGGGGTACCGTTTGATATTCTAGAGCCGGTACTGGAGCGCTGTACCCCAGAACAGCTGCTCCGGATTGAAGGATGCAACCCG GTTTACATGGGTGTCACCGATCACCTGTGGGAGCGACACTGCCAGAGGGAGTTCAGGAATGAGAAGCTGGAGGAGTACGAGTCCTGGAGGGAGATGTACCTACGGCTGTCCGAGGAGCGCGAGAGGAAGCTGAAGAGGCTGACTAAGAGCATAGTTTCTGCTCACTCTGGGAAACCTAAAG GCCGGCAGGTGAAGCTGGCATATATTCACTCTGTTGCCAAGCCACCAAGGAACGTGAGGATTCAGCAGGAGATCCATGGGACAGCAGGACCTCTTCCACTGCCTCATGCCACGGACAAGCTCAG CAGCATCAGGCCCAGCTTTGGTGACTCCAGCAGGTCCTCCAGCGCCGGCCCTGGTCCTGGGTCCAGCCAAAGTCAGGATCCCAGGAAAATCAAAC GGGTTGCACCTATGATGGCCAAGTCCCTGAAAGCCTTCAAGAAACAGCTCTGTCGCAGATGA
- the eloal gene encoding elongin A, like isoform X4, translating to MKALKKLQELDVTLDILAETGIGKTVNSLRKHGDAGEVAKTLVNQWKKLVPKEPTSNNQDNHGCGKEKTENEKISKEAVKGEGLPQKMCPFDKDQQRNSVSNCRKSNQSIKKEQLISRQESKDDSDANKSGSSNKLESSTKDLSPKVNRSPERFNDKPHAHKCRSEQDGKRTSSQGGKDKELKIPPKGKQLDKVKPESLDYSKRKNWGCGKNLCNEEAARPTGNRMKATKEQEKVPDNNRQSDERSDTPTLSFESCLNYSLKIPKRKKKPCNEKIVKKLKASHSKSTTSVKESNDLIKCQMEQSPQKVSTGSVMDLLNVPLPTSLPECEDLSGFSYFEKKSLLVEVEVSEVCEDAPVFTGQRLNRKMQVYSGSKIAYLPTMMTLYQQCIRVLQNNIDLLHEIGGVPFDILEPVLERCTPEQLLRIEGCNPVYMGVTDHLWERHCQREFRNEKLEEYESWREMYLRLSEERERKLKRLTKSIVSAHSGKPKGRQVKLAYIHSVAKPPRNVRIQQEIHGTAGPLPLPHATDKLSSIRPSFGDSSRSSSAGPGPGSSQSQDPRKIKRVAPMMAKSLKAFKKQLCRR from the exons CAACAACCAAGATAATCACGGCTGTGGAAAAGAGAAGACTGAAAACGAGAAGATTAGCAAAGAGGCTGTAAAAGGTGAGGGTTTACCTCAGAAAATGTGCCCCTTTGATAAAGACCAGCAGAGAAATTCAGTCTCTAACTGCAGAAAGTCAAATCAAAGCATCAAGAAAGAGCAGTTGATCTCCAGACAGGAATCAAAGGATGATTCTGATGCTAACAAATCAGGTTCCTCAAACAAGCTTGAGTCCAGCACCAAAGATCTGTCTCCCAAAGTAAACCGATCCCCTGAACGGTTTAATGACAAACCTCACGCCCATAAGTGCAGGTCTGAACAAGATGGGAAGAGGACCTCTTCTCAGGGGGGGAAAGACAAAGAACTGAAAATCCCTCCCAAGGGCAAACAACTAGACAAAGTCAAACCAGAATCTTTGGATTATAGTAAAAGGAAGAATTGGGGATGTGGTAAGAATTTATGCAACGAAGAAGCTGCGAGGCCAACTGGCAACAGAATGAAGGCCACAAAGGAACAAGAGAAGGTTCCAGACAATAACAGGCAGAGTGATGAGAGGTCTGATACACCCACCCTGTCTTTCGAATCATGCCTGAACTACAGTTTGAAGATACCAAAGAGGAAGAAGAAGCCTTGCAATGAAAAGATTGTCAAAAAGCTCAAAGCAAGTCACAGCAAAAGCACAACCTCAGTGAAGGAGTCCAACGACTTGATCAAATGTCAGATGGAGCAGTCGCCTCAAAAG GTGTCAACTGGGTCAGTAATGGACTTGCTTAATGTGCCCTTGCCGACTTCTCTTCCGGAGTGTGAGGACTTGTCCGGTTTCTCGTACTTTGAGaagaaat CTCTTTTAGTGGAGGTTGAGGTTTCGGAGGTCTGCGAAGATGCTCCAGTGTTCACCGGTCAGAGGCTCAACAGAAAGATGCAGGTCTACTCAGGATCCAAGATTGCTTATCTCCCAACCATGATGACCCTGTACCAGCAATGCATCCGTGTTCTCCAAAACAACATTGACC TGCTCCATGAGATCGGAGGGGTACCGTTTGATATTCTAGAGCCGGTACTGGAGCGCTGTACCCCAGAACAGCTGCTCCGGATTGAAGGATGCAACCCG GTTTACATGGGTGTCACCGATCACCTGTGGGAGCGACACTGCCAGAGGGAGTTCAGGAATGAGAAGCTGGAGGAGTACGAGTCCTGGAGGGAGATGTACCTACGGCTGTCCGAGGAGCGCGAGAGGAAGCTGAAGAGGCTGACTAAGAGCATAGTTTCTGCTCACTCTGGGAAACCTAAAG GCCGGCAGGTGAAGCTGGCATATATTCACTCTGTTGCCAAGCCACCAAGGAACGTGAGGATTCAGCAGGAGATCCATGGGACAGCAGGACCTCTTCCACTGCCTCATGCCACGGACAAGCTCAG CAGCATCAGGCCCAGCTTTGGTGACTCCAGCAGGTCCTCCAGCGCCGGCCCTGGTCCTGGGTCCAGCCAAAGTCAGGATCCCAGGAAAATCAAAC GGGTTGCACCTATGATGGCCAAGTCCCTGAAAGCCTTCAAGAAACAGCTCTGTCGCAGATGA